The sequence GATCTCATCGtgatggacaatttttttttggtagtgaTGCCTAGTTATTGATACTTCCgtttcaatttcttttaattaacataattactATTAGagtatcataaatataattaacatttaacaaCATTTGAGGATTGATTGACATCATTTATTTGTTGGGGAATTTGTAAAGGTGGGATAGCCTCAACTTATTAAAGAAAGATAATGTGTCTTTTAGATAAAGACACAAAATAGCTTTCTGCAACCCCTTTCTCATTAGATTCACCCTTTGACATAAACAATTATGACCCGTATTTTCTGGATTTTCAGCGAACGTAAAACACCACTGGACAgcctcaatatatatatatatatatatatatatatataatgaagtcatatataatgaaaaattactAATGTGTGTCAATTTAATAGATATTTTAAACACTTACTTCATCAACACAACAACTTCCTGCATGCTTATGAACTCTCTAACGCAGATCAAGCCTATGATGCATCCGTGAACCGTATCgttaagaattttataatttctaattaattaatatgggttgtatattatattataatatttatattagttatttatatttagatgagttcaatataaagtgatgTATTTAAGTGAGCCCATTCGACTGTTAGAAAAATTGATATAGGCTTAATGAGCGGAAATCAGTTTGActcattaggggataatggaaATCCtaataagtttaaaatataaggCATGGTTATGGTCCCCAATACATCAAATCAACAAACAGTTTATCCTCTCCTcatctgaagagaaaacgaaggtcccataaggaagaaggtgatttggttgaggaagatCATTAAATCAATTGTTTGTGACCGCTGTAAGATTCCGCTGCGTGTTAATCAAGCTttatggatccaggtattccttaaaacctcttgataatctgacGTAATGTGTTTTAGTattcatttgatattttataaggtttattaAAAATTCCCAACAAGTAGTATCAGAGCCATGTTAGATTATTGAGATTTAAAGGTCTGTTtggtatatattatatatggatCCTTTTAGTTAtatgaaccctaattttattttggaaagaaactattttgattaataaaattgtaaaattcctAAATTTATGTGTTATGGCCATAAAGTTTTTCTCCTCTTTAGAATTAATAAAAGGCTTCTGCATTTGATTTACGGggttgtacaattttttttggttgTGTCGCATTTGCTAGCATATTATTCTATTTGGGATAAAGGTTCTACGAATCTGGTATTGACATCTAGTACGTGGcacaatttcataaatatatttttttgtttatatgaatcAGTAATAAGGCAATtcttatatgaataatttattgtttatttgccAGCTGTTTTTTCTTAATGAATCAGTGATAGgcaaataatttatgttattcatGTGGTTAGTATAAATTTGTGATAGTACTGTGGTATGTTTGTTTCGAATGCGTAATTAGTTTACcatgatgttgttttcaaacatTTACTGCTATCATAATTGGgtgcaaatttaatcattatggatgtttttcattaatttgcgtgtcctataattttaattaaattgattgaaccaTTATGTTGTAAAAGTAACCTTTATTGCGtaaaatagtttaattaaattgcatggatgttaatatgaaattatttatgcgaattgtgATCAGCCCAAAagaagacacaatttggccaaataatatCATACTTGTGatgataaatatgtgacaattataaagtttttttttgtgaataataGTTGATACCAAGAAAGGCTATTATTTGACAGAActaattgtcaatatttgatcattatgttgagagtaccaattacaaattaatttctctgtccAAAGACTAGGACTTATGTTGTGCTGGGTATCTTGTGATGGATCTGTTATGGGAAACATTTGcatgtcttgttatatatatatatactttatatgacttgcttgattatttgtgaacatgttattatttttttgttctctctttAGTTAATATTACCAGTGCTGCAAATGTTGCCTAAGGAAATTCTATCCTAATGTTGaatgaaacaaattttaagGTCCGGAAGAAAACCGTAGAAATTGTTCTTGGCTATATGGATTTGGATTTTGCATTGAGAACGGAACGACCCATTTTCACTCCGGAAACCTCCAATGAGGTAAAAATTGAGAAGTGGGATTAGTCCAACCGAATGTGCCTTATGATCATGAAGTGCTATATTCCAGAGGCGTTTTGGGGCTCTATTTCTGAGAGTTAAAATGCAAAGAAATTCCTTGAGGAAATTGAGCAATACTTTGCCAAAAATGAAAAGGCGGAGACGAGTAACCTTTTGGCTAAACTCATCTCCATGAAGTATAAAGGCAAAGGAAACATAAGGGAGTATATTATGGAGATGTCCTATCTTGCATCAAAACTCAAGTCACTTAAGTTAGAGCTTGGTGAAGACCTGCTCATGCACTTGGTTTTGATCTCGCTTCCTGCACACTTTGGATAATTCAAAGTGAGCTATGACACTCAGAAGGACAAATGGTCCCTAAATGAGCTTATATCTCACTGTGTGCAAGAGGAGGAGAGGCTGCAGAGAGATAGGATTGAAAGTGCTCACTTGATTTCAACCTCtcagaataagaaaaggaagaagactaAGGGTGTTGCGAAAGAGACTtcttaacaaaagaaacaaaataagaatGAGGAATTTACTTGTTACTTCTGCAAGAAGTCAGGACACATGAAGAAATAGTGTCCCAAGTATGCCGCATGGCATGTGAAGAAAGATAAATTTCTTACTCTAGTTTGTTCAGAAGTTAATTTGGCTTTTGTACCTACAGATACTTGGTGGGTAGATTCTGGTGCTACTACTCACATAAGTATGACTATGTAGGGTTGCCTATGGAGCCAACCACCAAGTGATGATGAAAATTCATCTTTGTGGGTGATGACAAGAAGGTTGCAGTGGAAGCTATTGGAAATTTTAGATTACATTTAAAAACtagattttatttggatttgtttAAGACTTTTGTTGTACTGTCTTTTAGAAggaatttgatttctatttctagttttgacaaatttggattttcttgttcatttgaaaataataaagttagtctctacaaaaattaaaatatggttggttttggttctttaattgataatctttacatgcttgatgttgttagttcctataatgaaatactgcaaataagttcacatggtacaaaatgaaaaattgaataaGAATTAAGTAACCTTATGACATAAGCATTTGGGCCATATCTCTAAACAAAGAATTCAGAGACTTATGTTGGATGAAATTCTTGACCCTTTGGATTTATCAGACTTTGAGGTCTGTATTGAATGCATAAAGGGAAAACGaacaaacataaggaaattaggTGTCAAAAGAGCTAAAGACGTCTTGAAACTAGTGCATAAAGACATTTGTGGTCCTTTTCCTACAACTTCTTGGAATGGACAATAATATTTCATCTGTAGTCCTTTTCCTACAACTTCTTGGAAAGGCCAAACATTAAACATTTGCACATTTGGGATTGTCCAACTGAGGCACGAAATTATACACCATATGAAAGAAAGCTGGACTCAAGAATAATTAGCTGCTATTTTGTTGGTTATGCTAAACATTCTCGgggctataaattttataatcccACCTTAAGATCTTTTTTCGAGACGAGAAATGCGAGATTTCTtgaggaagttgagtttgggaaggaagagaacataatgaatgttgtctttgaggaagaacctATTATTTACAGTGATAAAGTCCTCATACTTATTACTGTTCAAGACACAATTCTAGTAATAGAAGACAATGTTcaaactattgacattgttccagaacaagacaacaatgagGTTCTCCGTCAAATATCTTTAGAGCAACctcaagaagtgtcattaaggagatccattagagagaggagaagtacaatctcaaatgattatattatatttctccaagaacataaGGATGGTGTTGGTTTAACAGAGGATGATCCAATCAACTTCTATCAAGCTATGCACAGTTCTAACTCTCAAAATTGGAttgatgccatgaaggatgagatgaagtcTATGAATGACAATGAATTTTGGAATCTAGTCGAATTGCGTGAAGGTGTGAAACCTATTGGTTgtaaatgaatatttaaaatcaagaaGGATTCAAAGGGTAATATCGAGATATATAAGGCTCGTCTAGTTGCTAAAGGCTTTACTCAAAAGGAAGACATTGACTAAAAAGAATCCTTTAAAGAAACCTTTTCTCTAGTATCTTTAAAGGATTCTTTTGgttaaattgtgtaattttaagaaaaattgtgtaattttaagacctcccatttattgtattaaattgccttgtatttttggttaaattgatttaaacaacatgttgccaaagtaacctctgttgtgtaaatttatttgattgaatttacatggatgttacatgaaattattcatgtgaattgtgctcggcccaaaggaagacacaatttgacaGAATAATTATATGCTTGCAATGGTAAACATGTGGtgattataaataatgtgattttccatgtgaatgatgaaatattcaaagacaatcattatttgattgtaataatcatcatataagatttccatgtgagcaatggagtgtctaaagacaacctttgtttgacgAGACTTATCACTAATGTTTGATCAATGCGTTGAGAGTACCACTTGTAGTTAGTCTTTTTCAATCAAAAGATTGAGGATTAATGGTGCGTTAGGtatcttgtttgggtcttgaaatttaccataaagattatttgtgcattacatgtttattgttctcttctttaattgttgttgttattactaCTATGATTTAAATTACTCATATGTGAATCCCAAATctgcatgtataaaatttagagtttgaaattatttttgtaggagtcctaaggtgatatatgagtaatcttGGTATGCAACACTAAAAAGTAGTAAAGTGCATTATGCAttaattgaagagaacaagaaacTACGTGTTTTCATATCGAAAGTCTAGAAGTTTAGAGATCAATGAGTATTTTGACTTTGATTTTTCAGAATGTCTTAATAACAATCACTCCACATACGGATCCACATTTAACCACGTTAgtggagttaatattttgctatgagacatcatattagaatttatgattgctaAATTATTGTAACCGATTTGCCTGTTGTCGCCAACATTAAGTAGTCATCAGGTGTTTATTGAGACAATATCTTAGAGTtcttattaaggattcaaccaaataaaattttgttgacataaaatatttggttgttaaataaagaatcCAGAAAATATAGATTTGTATAGAATATATAGGAACTCATTCCATGCTAGCTGGTTCACTTACTAAAGGTATGacactaaagtttttttttttcacaagcaCACTACTCATATGAGTGTAATTCCTGatagtaccttagtttagtgggagtcttaCTCATGTTCTATATCTTACGGTTTGCAAACATTTCGTTATTTGGATTTTCTgcagaaataaagttgaagtttatcatttcattataagtttgtttgtgtgcaatatttgtattgtattttggattgatctctataaagaataaagtttggactagtTGGAAATAGACATGATTAAGATCAGATTGTATGTAATTTTCATGCCGtttatccatatttgatctatgtcatCGAGTATCAGTAACAGTGGTGATCATTGTGGTTTAGTCAAGCTAAATTGTGATGAAAACTGCAGTGATTTCCTGTTACTATATGAGATGAACCAGGTTGTATAAAAGgagtctaaaagtaaataacatacaGTTGCACGCCTAAAgaattttgtgatataaatgtctaaggttaatatgaagcccaagtgggagattgttaggaattttataaattcctaattaattaatatgggctacatattatattataacatttatattagttatttacatttaaatgagttcaatataaagtgatctatTTAAGTGAGCCCATTAGACTGCCAGAAAAATTGATATGAGCTTAATGAGCGGAAATCGGTTTGGCCCATTAGGAGATAATGGGAACCCTAATAGATTTAAAACATAAGACATGGTTATGATCCCCAATACACCAAATCAACAAACAGTTTCTCctctccccatctgaagagaaaatgaaggtcCTATAAGGAAGAAGTTGATTTGCTTTaggaaggtcattaaaccaattgttcgtgaccGCCGTAAGATTCCGCTGCGTGTTAAAAAAGCCCTATAGATCcaggtattccttaaaacctcttgataatctgatgtaatgtgttttggtgttcatttgatattttataaggtttattgaaaattcccaaccacCTTGTCTCAGCTAGCATCCGTCAACCCCATTCTGCCGTCGCCACTGAACGTGACCCCGACGTCCGAGTACACCCCGATGATTGCCCTCTTGGTTATGACAAGAACATTGAAAAAACCAGGGAACCTAAAGGTTTTGCGCTTTTTACGGAGGGTGCAACTttggaaattatatatatatatatatatatacactatttaattttaaaaaaataataaatagaatagagtttaaaaaaataaagaacaattcGTAAACTAAAATCACCATAGTTCTGAACTTAATGATGTGAGTTTCAAATTGACAGAAGCATAGTTTTAaacatttgtaataaaaaaatataaaaattttatatcagtcttaaaatatttaaaaataacatcacaaattaatataatttcataacACGGATAATTAGAtaccaaaatattattatctcaagttcaaacaaacaagtaacaaagatcacaaacataaataaatagctaaataagtttgaaaagaaaaatgatggcaCTCTATAATGGTAATAAAACATTTAAGAGTTAAATAAATCTAATTGTATTCACTACTATCCAATATTTGGTCAGTCTATCTTATGAAGATTACAAATCTATCTTAACCTCCTTTTCCCCTAATAGAaattatgtattataatttataagttaatttttgctATGGTTTCAATTGTTATATACGTGCAAAATCTCACCATCTTAATTATAATAACATTATTCTTGTTCAGATAGATAACAaaagtttgaaaagaaaaagacacgtgatcttaagtatatttttttattaagtttcaATAGTTCATACGAAATCTTGAGATTTTATATACctcaagagagagagaaaactgATATCTAGCACAACGAGAGGAAGGAAGGAGAGGTTGGTCGTTGATAAGCTACAACGTAGAAGGTGAGGATGTGAGAGATTAAGACCGAGACTGCAAGTGACAACATAGAAGGTGGCAGTAGCACAATGCCATGACTAGAGGAAGGAAGGATCGATAGGTCGGTCGTTGGCGAGCGACGGTGTAGAAGGTGAGGCTATGAGAGACTGAGAGTGAGATTATGAGCAAGAGGAAAGAAGGAGAGGTTGGTGAGCGAAGTGGAGGCGTAGAGCGAGACCGCGAGAGGAAGGATATggtaatttctaaaattaaaatggtttcAAATTGAAACAATGTAGTTTCAACTataacctgaaaaaaaaaaaaaagataagtgacCTGGTTCGGGTTGACGAGTCACCAATTTGATCACAAATTCAATCGGGTTGTTTTGGGTCACTCCAGATCGAGAGCACACTCGAATAAACGTAAGACTCAACCCAATCCAGCCATCGGGTTGTGATTCGATTGGTCGAATCAATCCGATCGATCttcaagtattttaaaaaattagagaatcTGTTAGgacttttgaaaatttaataaaattgtcaAAATGGATTAATTTGATTGTCCATATAAAAAAGTTGACTGGATTGGTCCATTTGGTGAATTAAATGAATTGGTCACCCTAAATTTGAAAgaagatatttttgtttttaaaaaatattccacGGAAAATCAATTCTTGTTGAGAAACAGAAGCAATAGAGGTCGGGGAGCAGCAAAAGGCGTGGCACAGCAGTTCAACCAATTTCCATTGTTCACCTAAGCCGAGCTCTGACGACCTCGCTTACTTGTTACATTCcgtcgccgccgccgccgccgctcCCACCTTCCAATGCCACCCAACTTCCACCTTCCTCGTCCTCTCTTCTCTTTCCCAAAACACCCCTCTTTCATTTCCCTTCTCTTCTCTCACTCCCACTACTGTTCCAATTCCCCTTCTTCACACACCTCTCACTATCTCTCACAATTTCTCCCTCTCAGCTACTCCAACTTCAAACCCCTCAACACAATCACCCCACTCGAACGCCGCATAGTGGTAGTGGGTTTATCCACCATCATCAAAACCGACCAGGGTTTCGCCCTCAAAGCCTTCTCCTTGCGCTTCTGCACCTTCTTTTTGGTCAAAATCATGAAACTCTTCCAAACCCGCGACGCCGCGTTCGCGTTCTTCAAGCTAGCGTTCGGGGATTGTTCTGATTCCGAAGAGATCCTTCGTTTGAGTTGCGTCTCCGCACATGTTCTGGCGGCGCAGAAACTTCAGCTATTAGCACAAGACGTGGTTTCGTGGCTCATTGCGAGGGTTAGGGCTGGTAGACGAATAAAATAGTGGACTTTATGTGGAGGAATCATGCAATGTATGAGTctgatttttctgttttgaataCCCTTTTGCGTGGTTTTATGAATgttgttagaaaaataaaataaaataatgaaagaaaataaatatgaagaagatgcacagtcttgaattaaataacaaaataacagtagcaaaataaatttaattgacaacacataaataatgcattatatcatacaatgagcacaagaaaaaattaaatcaagggAAAGAATTAAATAGCCTGAgttgaagcgcgtaaacgctatccttagagagaaaacaccCCACTGCACtggtaggaaaatttgattgcgctcctctcccaagatacgacaacctGTTGATTCCGATCatgtgcagcgaaaggatcccgaaccttatgaacaccaatgctcttgctctcataaaaataagttttttataggaaaagaaagagacaatTTTTTCTTGGAGAAAGAAACCAGACGTTGCTCTCTATCTATCCTTTTCAGTAGAGaggaaagagatatatataggcattttaCAACGACAAAATATGATCGTTGGAAAACCAACCTACAGTTGTCACAACAAACATACCAAACTAGTTGActcgttaaaataaaatcttaagaaaatctaaaataaatattttattttataaaatagaattaatatatatgtataaattttaaattaaaacacaaataaattttaaattaatatatattcaaGCTAGCGTTCGGGGATTGTTCGGATTCCGAGGAGATCCTTCGTTTGAGTTGCGTCTCCGCGCATGTTCTGGCGGCGCAGAAGCTTCAGCTATTTAGCACAAGACGTGGTTTCGTGGCTCATTGCGAGGGTTGGGGCTGGTAGAACGAATAAAATAGTGGACTTTATGTGGAGGAATCATGCAATGTATGAGTctgatttttctgttttgaataCCCTTTTGCGGGGTTTTATGAATGTGGGGATGGGTTTTGAGGCTTTGGAGGTTTTGCGTATAATGAGGGATGTGGGAGTTAGGCCTGGTTTGTCCTCACTAGCAATTCTCATAAGGTTGTTGCTTAGGGTTGGTGACTATGGTAGTGTGTGGAAGTTGTTTAATGATATGATTTTCAAAGGGCCTCGCCCTTCAAATGTCACGTTTAATGTGATGATCTGTGGGTTTTGTAGACAGCGTAAAGTTGTGGTTGCGGAGAGTTTGTTGCATTTGATGCCTAAGTTTATGTGTAGTCCTGATGTTGTTACGTATAACATTCTTATTAATGCATGCTGCGTTGGTGGGAGGACTTCGGTTGCGATCGATTGGCTGCATTCGATGGTTAGGAGCGGTGTTGAGCCGAGTGCTGCCACATTTACTACCATCTTGCACGCCCTTTGCAGGGAAGGGAATGTGGTGGAGGCGCAGAAGCTCTTTGATGGGATTCAGGATGTGGGGATTGCTCCGAATGCTGCGATGTATAATACGCTGATGGATGGATATTTCAAGGTGAGGGAGGTTGGTCAAGCTAGCTTGCTTTATGAAGAGATGAGGAGAAAGGGTGTTTCTCCTGATTGTGTgacttttaatattttggttGGGGGACATTATAAGTATGGGAGGAAAGAGGATTTGAACAGGTTGTTGAAAGATTCGATATTATCGGGATTGTTTCTGGATTGTTTGCTGCCAGATATTTTCACATTTAACATCTTAATTGGAGGATACTGTAAGACATTTGACATGGTTGGCGCCAGtgagatttttaataaaatgtacTCATGTGGGCTTGATCCAGATATCACAACCTATAATACACGCATGCATGGTTACTGCAGAATGCGAAAAATGAATAAAGCAGTTATCATTTTGGATCAGCTCATCTCTGCTGGTATTGTTCCAGACACAGTGACATACAACACTATGTTGAGTGGTATTTGTAGTGATATATTAGATCATGCTATGATTTTTACTGCAAAATTACTTAAGATGGGTTTTCTTCCAAATGTGATTACAACCAATATGTTGTTGTCTCATTTTTGCAAGCAGGGGATGCCAGAGAAGGCATTAATATGGGGTCAAAAGTTAAGAGAGatttcctttgattttgatgaaatcTCCTATCAAATAATGGACCAAGCTTACCGTTTGATGCAAGATGATGTTGAATTTGTGAGAGGAACATATGAAAAGGGCCTTTTCATGGTTTCGTAATGTACATTACATTTGActatttttcaagaaataaaccTCAGAAGATAAAGAATGAGAATAGTgtaaatttgattgaaaatcaATTTGTTGCTTTGTGATcttgattttttcatttttctattatCCTTGAAATCTGCCATGATTGCGTGTAATCATGAGAACAATATGTTGCACTCATTGATTGGCTACTTGAGCATTACTTGAAATAAGTGGTCACAATATGACATACAGTATAGCTGTGAGAAACCATGGAGGAATGGGTTACCCTTTTTGAAGATGAATATCATTGATTATTAGTGCCTATTCTGGAGGGCTTTTATGTGTATTTCTCCATGAAGGATAATAGCAGCCATCTGTTTAGAGGGATGCAAGGGAAGCATATGTTGATTCGTGGCCTTGAGAATGTTATTAGTCTGTAATGTGATTGAATCTACTGAACTGCAGGCAATGGAGATTGAAGAATGTTTTGTAAGTATAGTAAATCTGTGTACTTCTAGAGAAATTATGATATCAAATATTGCTTGTGCTTGTCTGCCTCCTGTTTTTAGTATCTGCTGCTGAGGCTGT comes from Glycine soja cultivar W05 chromosome 20, ASM419377v2, whole genome shotgun sequence and encodes:
- the LOC114401480 gene encoding pentatricopeptide repeat-containing protein At1g63130, mitochondrial-like; the encoded protein is MFWRRRSFSYLAQDVVSWLIARVGAGRTNKIVDFMWRNHAMYESDFSVLNTLLRGFMNVGMGFEALEVLRIMRDVGVRPGLSSLAILIRLLLRVGDYGSVWKLFNDMIFKGPRPSNVTFNVMICGFCRQRKVVVAESLLHLMPKFMCSPDVVTYNILINACCVGGRTSVAIDWLHSMVRSGVEPSAATFTTILHALCREGNVVEAQKLFDGIQDVGIAPNAAMYNTLMDGYFKVREVGQASLLYEEMRRKGVSPDCVTFNILVGGHYKYGRKEDLNRLLKDSILSGLFLDCLLPDIFTFNILIGGYCKTFDMVGASEIFNKMYSCGLDPDITTYNTRMHGYCRMRKMNKAVIILDQLISAGIVPDTVTYNTMLSGICSDILDHAMIFTAKLLKMGFLPNVITTNMLLSHFCKQGMPEKALIWGQKLREISFDFDEISYQIMDQAYRLMQDDVEFVRGTYEKGLFMVS